In one window of Clavelina lepadiformis chromosome 4, kaClaLepa1.1, whole genome shotgun sequence DNA:
- the LOC143451818 gene encoding glycine--tRNA ligase-like: MLKHLCQLVTGRSLYCCQRSHSRINKNILRKKELDLLKQNRTNFEKELRTLELGLMEDIEKLLAPLRLSVKEQGDAVRTLKESRAPTLDVQKAVAELKVRKKKLQDRENELVAKEDFPRAKMEDTLKRRFVYGQSFEIYGGVSGLFDFGPVGCMLKNNVIAEWRQHFILAEQMLEIDCTMLTPENVLKASGHVERFADLMVKDEKTGACFRADHLLEAHLEKLLQDKKFPEEKKMRCREVMKQIETYGKEELTKLMREFEVVSPLTKNPISDPMEFNLMFQTFIGPGHGMPGYLRPETAQGIFLNFKRLLEFNQGRLPFAGVQIGTAFRNEISPRSGLIRVREFQLGEIEHFVDPQNKKHVKFSSVSDLKIPLYTAQAQLNGEPPKFTSLKEAVEGGLISSETLGYFLGRIYLFCLKIGINPTRFRFRQHMDNEMAHYACDCWDAECKTSYGWVECVGCADRSCFDLHCHARATKVNLAAERHLAQPKEVEVVKLVCNKQAIGKAFKAKSKAIQEHLGSLGETEIENLESELATNSKYACEVDGATFDILPGMLSIKRSKKTVQVEEIVPSVIEPSFGFGRLLYSTLEHNFKIRAADEQRTFFSLPVNIAPYKCSLLPLSNKSEFDPFINKLSSTLTKLGVSHKVDTSSGSIGKRYARTDEIAVPYGITVDFDTVKIEPHSATLRERDTLVQIRVDVEELPLLVGKLVSGEVTWDEAMKTYPIFEDQINK, from the coding sequence ATGCTGAAACACTTATGTCAGCTAGTTACTGGAAGGTCACTGTATTGCTGTCAAAGAAGTCACAGTAgaattaataaaaacatctTACGAAAAAAAGAGTTGGATTTACTAAAGCAAAATCggacaaattttgaaaaggaATTAAGGACTCTTGAACTTGGCCTCATGGAGGACATTGAGAAGTTACTTGCTCCTCTTCGGTTATCAGTTAAAGAGCAAGGAGATGCTGTTCGGACATTGAAGGAATCCAGAGCTCCTACACTAGATGTACAGAAGGCTGTTGCGGAATTAAAAGtaagaaagaaaaagttacAAGACAGGGAAAATGAGCTTGTGGCAAAAGAAGATTTTCCTCGAGCGAAAATGGAGGACACTCTCAAGCGTCGATTTGTCTATGGACAGTCATTCGAGATTTATGGTGGAGTGAGTGGTCTCTTCGACTTTGGACCAGTCGGGTGTATGCTAAAAAACAATGTTATAGCGGAATGGAGACAACATTTTATCTTAGCCGAACAGATGCTTGAAATTGACTGTACCATGCTCACtccagaaaatgttttaaaagcgTCTGGTCATGTTGAAAGATTTGCTGATCTCATGGTGAAAGATGAGAAGACCGGAGCTTGTTTTCGAGCAGATCATTTACTTGAAGCTCACTTGGAAAAACTTCTCCAGGACAAGAAGTTTCCAGAAGAAAAAAAGATGAGGTGTCGAGAGGTCATGAAACAAATTGAAACTTACGGAAAGGAAGAGCTCACGAAACTGATGAGAGAATTTGAAGTTGTTTCTCCATTAACAAAGAATCCGATTTCTGATCCAATGGAGTTCAATCTTATGTTTCAAACGTTCATTGGGCCTGGTCATGGAATGCCTGGATATCTGCGTCCAGAGACAGCACAAGGCATATTCCTAAATTTTAAGCGTCTCTTAGAATTCAATCAAGGTCGATTACCTTTTGCTGGAGTACAAATTGGAACGGCTTTTCGCAATGAAATTTCTCCAAGATCTGGATTAATTCGAGTAAGGGAATTTCAACTCGGTGAAATAGAGCATTTTGTTGACCCACAGAACAAGAAACATGTAAAGTTTTCTAGTGTTTCTGATTTAAAGATACCACTGTATACGGCTCAAGCTCAGTTAAACGGAGAACCTCCAAAATTTACCTCACTAAAAGAAGCTGTTGAAGGGGGACTTATTAGTAGCGAAACACTTGGATATTTCTTGGGAAGAATTTACTTGTTTTGCCTGAAAATCGGAATAAACCCTACAAGGTTTAGGTTCCGGCAACACATGGATAACGAAATGGCTCATTATGCTTGTGATTGTTGGGATGCTGAATGCAAGACTTCTTATGGCTGGGTAGAATGTGTTGGCTGTGCTGATAGGTCCTGTTTCGACCTTCATTGTCATGCACGCGCCACTAAGGTCAATTTGGCAGCAGAGCGTCATCTCGCACAACCAAAGGAAGTGGAAGTTGTGAAACTGGTTTGCAACAAACAGGCAATTGGAAAGGCATTTAAAGCAAAATCGAAAGCTATACAAGAACATCTAGGGTCCCTTGGTGAAacagaaattgaaaatttagaaTCAGAATTAGCAACAAACTCCAAATATGCATGTGAGGTTGATGGTGCGACTTTTGACATCCTACCAGGAATGTTGAGCATAAAACGCAGCAAGAAAACTGTCCAAGTAGAGGAGATAGTACCTTCTGTTATTGAACCTTCATTTGGCTTCGGACGTTTGTTGTATTCCACGTTAGAGCACAACTTTAAGATTCGTGCGGCTGATGAGCAAAGAACCTTTTTCTCTCTTCCAGTCAACATCGCTCCTTACAAATGCTCTTTGCTTCCTCTAAGTAACAAGTCCGAGTTTGATCCATTTATTAACAAGTTATCATCTACCCTCACCAAGCTTGGAGTGTCCCACAAAGTCGACACTTCATCTGGATCAATAGGAAAGCGGTACGCTCGAACAGACGAGATTGCTGTCCCGTACGGAATAACGGTTGATTTCGATACGGTGAAGATTGAGCCTCATTCAGCCACCCTTCGCGAGAGAGACACTCTTGTTCAAATTCGTGTCGATGTTGAAGAACTTCCTCTTCTCGTTGGAAAACTTGTCTCCGGAGAGGTGACATGGGATGAAGCCATGAAGACATATCCCATTTTTGAAGATCAGATTAATAAATGA
- the LOC143452973 gene encoding EF-hand calcium-binding domain-containing protein 10-like: MDDIQKEEPDQENPRESDVKTYLERHRILNLLDNMTSMLIFERPDDPRSYLVQQLEKLKIAKQNGMYYPCLFNDSNLNSIFGMLDPTKRGFITREQFVEALSTLGITDFEQFPAGSDANRITLGTFLKEAKKGLSRASATFKE, from the coding sequence ATGGACGATATACAAAAAGAAGAACCAGACCAAGAAAATCCACGGGAAAGTGATGTAAAAACTTACTTGGAAAGACATCGTATTCTGAATTTGTTAGACAACATGACATCCATGCTAATTTTTGAACGACCAGATGACCCAAGGAGCTACCTCGTACAGCAGTTGGAGAAActgaaaattgcaaaacaaaacggAATGTACTACCCATGCTTGTTTAATGACAGCAATctcaattcaatttttggGATGCTTGACCCCACAAAAAGAGGTTTTATTACCAGGGAGCAATTTGTGGAAGCGTTGTCAACTTTGGGTATCACGGACTTTGAGCAATTCCCGGCAGGGTCTGATGCAAATAGAATAACCTTGGGcacatttttaaaagaagCCAAGAAAGGTTTATCTCGGGCATCAGCTACTTTTAAAGAGTAG
- the LOC143451819 gene encoding contactin-associated protein-like 4 — MSSPEQDPVYEVMKNHSGRKADNHTVQNPTYENVGIKETSKDKVPCSWLMLSILLLAVLGLLVAFSSLGISASSFHKGEQAENTAIDLQRLKHDTNKTAEKLQILNYEATGNEENLKTLKLESNETADELQMLKNELAEMKSRIAIILKHPPSCDYINGITSDSGTYVISPDPLTVFPFPVFCNFTNEKETIIEHDSMNEIQITSCDPEKCHERHIRYNVTMEQIVALIQRSSECRQYIKYRCIGSILFEGGGYTQSATWLSRDGSHMKYWGGATSQRNFYCACGETESCVDSNKKCNCDSNSRDTETSDEGFLTDKDTLPVTGLQFGDAGDAGEYGWHTLGPLVCTGRN, encoded by the exons ATGAGTTCTCCAGAGCAGGACCCGGTATATGAGGTAATGAAGAACCATAGCGGACGCAAGGCTGACAACCATACTGTGCAAAACCCGACCTATGAAAATGTtggaataaaagaaacaagcAAAGATAAAG TTCCGTGTTCTTGGTTGATGCTTTCTATTCTGCTACTTGCTGTGCTTGGGCTGTTAGTTGCTTTTAGCAGTTTGGGAATTTCGGCGTCAAGTTTTCACAAG GGCGAACAGGCTGAAAACACTGCGATTGATCTACAACGGCTCAAACATGACACAAATAAAACAGCAGAAAAACTTCAAATTCTTAATTATGAAGCCACTGGCAACGAGGAGAATCTAAAAACGCTCAAGCTTGAAAGCAATGAAACTGCGGATGAGttacaaatgttaaaaaacGAATTGGCTGAAATGAAGTCCAGAATAG CGATAATTCTCAAACATCCGCCATCTTGTGATTACATCAACGGGATCACCAGTGATTCCGGAACTTACGTCATATCGCCTGATCCACTAACGGTTTTCCCTTTTCcagttttttgcaattttaccaATGAAAAAG AAACCATCATTGAACATGATTCTATGAATGAAATTCAAATCACGTCCTGTGACCCCGAGAAGTGCCACGAACGTCACATTCGCTACAACGTGACCATGGAACAAATTGTGGCTCTGATTCAGCGTTCATCAGAATGTCGTCAATATATCAAG TATCGATGCATAGGAAGCATTTTATTTGAAGGAGGCGGCTATACACAGTCTGCAACGTGGTTGTCACGTGATGGTAGTCATATGAAGTACTGGGGAGGAGctacgtcacaaagaaatttttattgtgcttGTGGTGAAACAG AAAGCTGCGTTGATTCAAATAAGAAATGCAACTGCGATAGCAACTCACGTGACACAGAAACATCAGATGAAGGATTTTTGACTGACAAAGATACCTTGCCAGTGACAGGACTGCAGTTTGGTGATGCTGGTGATGCTGGCGAGTATGGCTGGCACACACTTGGTCCACTTGTATGCACTGGtcgaaattaa